From a region of the Corallococcus coralloides DSM 2259 genome:
- the purL gene encoding phosphoribosylformylglycinamidine synthase, translated as MLTLRGAPALSEFRLAKLLARCRERVPTVATLYSEFVHFVDASAPLTQDESERLGRLLEYGPHTAKRERTGTLLLVVPRPGTVSPWASKATDIAHHCGLPQVRRMERGIAFFLTGPGGRELDANEAEGVQAVLHDRMTQAVLPRLEDAEVLFRTDSPRPLTRVDVLGGGRAALARANGELGLALAEDEIDYLVARFTELKRNPTDVELMMFAQANSEHCRHKIFNASWTVDGQPRERSLFQAIKNTYAQSPDGVLSAYKDNAAVIEGFEVERFFPQGEGREWGTVREPAHIMMKVETHNHPTAISPYPGAATGAGGEIRDEGATGRGAKPKAGLTGFSVSHLRLPDFARPWEAPYGKPDRIVSALDIMVDGPLGGAAFNNEFGRPNLTGYFRSFEQHVPTPEGVEVRGYHKPIMLAGGLGNIRAGHVKKAPLRAGDKLIVLGGPAMLIGLGGGAASSMAQGASAADLDFASVQRDNAEMERRCQEVIDQCWMQGDHNPVRSIHDVGAGGLSNALPELAHDNDLGGRLELREVPNDEPGMSPVEIWCNEAQERYVLGVAPEDLSRFAALCERERAPFAVLGEATAEQVLTLTDRELGDTPIALPMDVLFGKAPRMHREFASRPLKHAPLSLPSDLKAAAHAVLSHPTVADKSFLITIGDRSVGGHTARDQMVGPWQVPVADCAVTLSSLMSDTGEAMALGERTPVALVDAAASARMAVGEALTNLAAARIGKLSDVKLSANWMAAAGSPGEDANLYAAVHAVGMELCPALGIAIPVGKDSMSMRTQWQEDGQKKAVTAPLSLIITAFAPVLDARVTLTPQPVDVAGDTRLLLLDVAKGRQRLGASVLAQVHQQVGPECPDVDDPAALKGFFAAVQELQAAGVLLAYHDRSDGGLWATLAEMAFAGHCGLDVDLANLGGDAVAALFNEELGAVVQVRASDVARVRDAFTRHGLGSHVHELGRPTSQQVVRVRHGGRELLAEETVALKRTWSRVSYEIQKLRDNPTCAEEEYAAKCDASDPGLSPKLTFDPKVDVAAPYIAKGARPRVAVLREQGVNSQQEMAAAFTRAGFTAVDVHMSDLLSGRVSLKDFHGVMACGGFSYGDVLGAGGGWAKSILFNPRTRDAFSEFFARPDSFGLGACNGCQMFAQLRELIPGADGWPRFVRNASEQFEARLGTVEIAPSPSLFYKGMEGSRMLIVVSHGEGRAEFANADAAARFNAAGLVTTRWVDNRGQVAAKYPANPNGSPHGIAGVTTKDGRFTITMPHPERVHRTVQHSWHPAEWGEDGPWMRMFRNARVTLG; from the coding sequence ATGCTCACGCTGCGCGGGGCTCCGGCCCTCTCCGAATTCAGGCTCGCCAAGCTGCTCGCCCGTTGCCGGGAGCGGGTGCCTACGGTGGCCACCCTCTACTCGGAGTTCGTGCACTTCGTGGACGCGTCCGCGCCGCTGACGCAGGACGAGTCGGAGCGGCTGGGGCGCCTGCTGGAGTACGGCCCCCACACGGCGAAGCGCGAGCGCACGGGCACGCTGCTGCTGGTGGTGCCGCGTCCGGGCACGGTGTCGCCCTGGGCCTCCAAGGCGACGGACATCGCGCACCACTGTGGCCTCCCCCAGGTGCGCCGCATGGAGCGCGGCATCGCGTTCTTCCTCACCGGCCCCGGCGGCCGGGAACTGGACGCGAACGAGGCGGAGGGCGTGCAGGCGGTGCTGCACGACCGGATGACGCAGGCGGTGCTGCCCCGGCTGGAGGACGCGGAGGTGCTGTTCCGCACGGACTCGCCCCGGCCGCTCACGCGCGTGGACGTGCTGGGCGGAGGCCGCGCGGCGCTGGCGAGGGCCAACGGTGAGCTGGGCCTGGCGCTGGCGGAGGATGAAATCGACTACCTGGTGGCGCGCTTCACGGAGCTGAAGCGCAACCCCACCGACGTGGAGTTGATGATGTTCGCGCAGGCGAACAGCGAGCACTGCCGCCATAAAATCTTCAACGCGTCATGGACGGTGGATGGCCAGCCGCGCGAGCGCTCGCTGTTCCAGGCCATCAAGAACACCTACGCCCAGAGCCCGGACGGCGTGCTGTCCGCGTACAAGGACAACGCGGCCGTCATCGAGGGCTTTGAGGTGGAGCGCTTCTTCCCGCAGGGCGAAGGGCGCGAGTGGGGCACCGTGCGCGAGCCGGCCCACATCATGATGAAGGTGGAGACGCACAACCATCCCACCGCCATCTCGCCGTACCCGGGCGCGGCCACGGGCGCGGGCGGTGAGATCCGCGACGAGGGCGCCACCGGGCGCGGCGCGAAGCCCAAGGCGGGGCTCACCGGCTTCTCCGTCAGCCACCTGCGCCTGCCGGACTTCGCGCGGCCATGGGAGGCGCCCTACGGCAAGCCGGACCGCATCGTGTCCGCGCTGGACATCATGGTGGACGGCCCGCTGGGCGGCGCCGCGTTCAACAACGAGTTCGGCCGGCCCAACCTCACCGGCTACTTCCGCAGCTTCGAGCAGCACGTGCCCACGCCGGAGGGCGTGGAGGTGCGCGGCTACCACAAGCCCATCATGCTGGCGGGCGGCCTGGGCAACATCCGCGCGGGCCACGTGAAGAAGGCCCCGCTGCGCGCGGGCGACAAGCTCATCGTGCTGGGCGGCCCGGCGATGCTCATCGGCCTGGGCGGCGGCGCGGCGTCCTCCATGGCGCAGGGCGCGAGCGCGGCGGACTTGGACTTCGCCTCCGTGCAGCGGGACAACGCGGAGATGGAGCGCCGCTGCCAGGAGGTCATCGACCAGTGCTGGATGCAGGGCGACCACAACCCCGTGCGCTCCATCCACGACGTGGGCGCGGGCGGCCTGTCCAACGCGCTGCCGGAGCTGGCGCACGACAACGACCTGGGCGGCCGGCTGGAGCTGCGCGAGGTGCCCAACGACGAGCCGGGCATGTCCCCGGTCGAAATCTGGTGCAACGAGGCGCAGGAGCGCTACGTGCTGGGCGTGGCGCCGGAGGACCTGTCGCGCTTCGCCGCGCTGTGCGAGCGCGAGCGCGCCCCCTTTGCCGTGCTGGGTGAGGCCACCGCGGAGCAGGTGCTCACGCTCACGGACCGCGAGCTGGGGGACACGCCCATCGCGCTGCCCATGGACGTCCTCTTCGGCAAGGCGCCGCGCATGCACCGCGAGTTCGCGTCACGCCCGCTGAAGCACGCGCCGCTGAGCCTCCCGTCCGACTTGAAGGCCGCGGCGCACGCGGTGCTGTCGCACCCGACGGTGGCGGACAAGTCGTTCCTCATCACCATTGGCGACCGCTCCGTGGGCGGCCACACCGCGCGCGACCAGATGGTGGGGCCGTGGCAGGTGCCGGTGGCGGACTGCGCGGTGACGCTGTCATCGCTGATGTCCGATACGGGCGAGGCCATGGCGCTCGGCGAGCGCACGCCGGTGGCGCTGGTGGACGCGGCGGCCTCCGCGCGCATGGCGGTGGGCGAGGCGCTCACCAACCTGGCGGCGGCGCGCATCGGAAAGCTGTCGGACGTGAAGCTGTCCGCGAACTGGATGGCGGCGGCGGGCAGCCCCGGCGAGGACGCGAACCTCTACGCCGCGGTGCACGCGGTGGGCATGGAGCTGTGCCCCGCGCTGGGCATCGCCATCCCGGTGGGCAAGGACTCCATGTCCATGCGCACGCAGTGGCAGGAGGACGGCCAGAAGAAGGCGGTCACGGCACCCCTGTCGCTCATCATCACCGCGTTCGCGCCGGTGCTGGACGCGCGCGTCACGCTGACGCCGCAGCCGGTGGACGTGGCGGGTGACACGCGCCTCTTGCTGTTGGATGTCGCGAAGGGCCGGCAGCGGCTGGGCGCGTCCGTGCTGGCGCAGGTGCACCAGCAGGTGGGCCCGGAGTGCCCGGACGTGGACGACCCGGCGGCGCTGAAGGGCTTCTTCGCGGCGGTGCAGGAACTCCAGGCGGCGGGCGTGCTGCTCGCGTACCACGACCGCTCCGACGGTGGCCTCTGGGCCACGCTCGCGGAGATGGCCTTCGCCGGCCATTGCGGTCTGGACGTGGACCTGGCAAATCTGGGCGGCGACGCGGTGGCGGCCCTCTTCAACGAGGAGCTGGGCGCGGTGGTGCAGGTGCGCGCGTCCGACGTGGCTCGCGTGCGTGATGCCTTCACCCGCCACGGCCTGGGCTCGCACGTCCACGAGCTGGGGCGCCCCACGTCCCAGCAGGTGGTGCGCGTGCGGCACGGCGGTCGGGAGTTGCTCGCGGAGGAGACAGTGGCGCTCAAGCGCACCTGGTCCCGCGTGAGCTACGAGATCCAGAAGCTGCGTGACAACCCCACCTGCGCGGAGGAGGAGTACGCCGCGAAGTGCGACGCGAGCGACCCGGGCCTGTCGCCCAAGCTCACGTTCGACCCGAAGGTGGACGTGGCGGCGCCGTACATCGCCAAGGGGGCCCGGCCTCGCGTGGCGGTGCTGCGTGAGCAGGGCGTCAACAGCCAGCAGGAGATGGCGGCAGCGTTCACCCGCGCGGGCTTCACCGCGGTGGACGTGCACATGAGCGACCTGCTGTCGGGCCGCGTGTCGCTGAAGGACTTCCACGGCGTGATGGCGTGCGGCGGCTTCAGCTACGGCGACGTGCTGGGCGCGGGCGGCGGGTGGGCGAAGTCCATCCTCTTCAACCCGCGCACGCGGGACGCCTTCTCGGAGTTCTTCGCGCGGCCGGACAGCTTCGGCCTGGGCGCGTGCAACGGCTGCCAGATGTTCGCGCAGCTGCGCGAGCTCATCCCCGGCGCGGACGGCTGGCCGCGCTTCGTGCGCAACGCGTCCGAGCAGTTCGAGGCCCGCCTGGGCACCGTTGAAATCGCGCCGTCGCCGTCGCTCTTCTACAAGGGCATGGAGGGCAGCCGGATGCTCATCGTCGTGTCGCACGGCGAGGGGCGGGCGGAGTTCGCCAACGCGGACGCCGCCGCGCGCTTCAACGCCGCCGGGCTGGTGACGACGCGCTGGGTGGACAACCGGGGCCAGGTGGCGGCGAAGTACCCGGCCAACCCCAACGGCTCGCCGCACGGCATTGCCGGCGTCACCACGAAGGACGGGCGCTTCACCATCACCATGCCGCACCCGGAGCGCGTGCACCGCACCGTGCAGCACTCCTGGCACCCGGCGGAGTGGGGCGAGGACGGCCCCTGGATGCGCATGTTCCGCAACGCCCGCGTCACCCTGGGCTGA
- a CDS encoding DUF2383 domain-containing protein, protein MANTDIETLNSFLRGELSAVETYRQASKHLKSDIARTEVDACLHDHEARVEALKERIEKLGGSPSESSGIWGVFAKVVQGGADLLGEKAAIDALEQGEDHGLADYNRDVSKLHGEARSFARQQLLPAQKQTHDRLSRLKHNPNLH, encoded by the coding sequence ATGGCCAATACCGACATCGAGACGCTGAACTCCTTCCTGCGCGGTGAGCTCTCCGCCGTGGAGACCTACCGGCAGGCGAGCAAGCACTTGAAGAGCGACATCGCCCGGACGGAGGTGGACGCCTGCCTCCATGACCACGAGGCCCGCGTCGAGGCGCTCAAGGAGCGCATCGAGAAGCTGGGCGGCAGCCCGTCGGAGAGCTCCGGCATCTGGGGCGTCTTCGCCAAGGTGGTCCAAGGCGGAGCGGACCTGCTGGGGGAGAAGGCCGCCATCGATGCCCTGGAGCAGGGCGAGGACCACGGTCTGGCGGACTACAACCGCGATGTGAGCAAGCTCCATGGCGAGGCGCGCAGCTTCGCGCGGCAGCAGCTGCTTCCGGCCCAGAAGCAGACGCATGATCGACTCAGCCGGCTGAAGCACAATCCGAACCTGCACTGA
- a CDS encoding DUF2378 family protein codes for MRDERVIFSSSVDSLYRKVLAPSLTPELVDRLRARGMNLHAPLLAAYPLAVWVDCLADTARTLHPDQPVEQGRRLMGRRMVEGYAQTLVGGAVLTLARVVGPMRSLERMQHNFRSGNNYTETRLTVLGPAQADLWFNEPEALEGFVDGVLEEGMLRVGVQGFTLHRTRHSPDSATYHLQWADRSA; via the coding sequence ATGAGGGACGAGCGCGTCATCTTCAGCAGCAGCGTGGACAGCCTGTACCGCAAGGTGCTGGCCCCCTCCCTGACGCCCGAGCTGGTGGACCGGCTGCGCGCGCGGGGGATGAACCTGCACGCCCCGCTGCTCGCCGCGTACCCCCTGGCCGTCTGGGTGGACTGTCTGGCGGACACGGCCCGCACGCTCCACCCCGACCAGCCGGTGGAGCAGGGCCGGCGCCTGATGGGACGGCGGATGGTGGAGGGCTACGCGCAGACGCTGGTGGGCGGCGCCGTCCTCACGCTGGCGCGCGTGGTGGGGCCCATGCGCTCGCTCGAGCGGATGCAGCACAACTTCCGCAGCGGCAACAACTACACGGAGACGCGGCTCACCGTGCTGGGCCCCGCCCAGGCGGACCTCTGGTTCAACGAACCGGAGGCCCTGGAGGGCTTCGTGGACGGCGTGCTGGAAGAAGGGATGTTGCGCGTGGGAGTCCAGGGCTTCACCCTGCACCGCACCCGCCACTCGCCCGATTCCGCCACCTATCACCTGCAGTGGGCCGACCGGTCCGCCTGA
- a CDS encoding M4 family metallopeptidase, whose protein sequence is MTRKNRWLLAGLTFTLSACSAGGPDAEAPSAPSEARLGDLKSALGALPGAEVRGVHADGVPQFILGALGTAGRPVSGASAWQAHALLEPTLLRVLPAFRLTAKDVVPKRIHTDPLGNTHLRYTQTKGGLPVVNEELILHLDARGQVYAVNGTARDGEPLPAPARIAPEAASEAALAGSPAGSSAGAPREVFVRPTPEASLVRAFEVVVSGQDADGMPLRDRVYVSAADGTEVLRAPEVHAARNRQVCSVGGPNNGTCRIEGQVATGDTAIDKTYDNMGLFYDCFQANFSWDSYNGTGGPLRAQVHYGTHYANAYFDGAKLICGDGSLPELGQPCEDPDIVVHEFMHGVTATTSDLIYTGESGALTESLSDIYAATCGSWASGTWSTATSVWHIAETAWTPGTSGDALRYMNDPAADGYSVDYAPDLNSGTEVHSGAGVANLAFKLMATGGVHPRGKTLVNVPAIGVEAAARIFWYANMNLFTPNTNLISAKTATRVAAQSLGYSTAVQDAVEAAWNAVGVGITRTPACVPLPNNTTVSLITGNASSLKYYCFDVPANTPATVSISSGTGDVDLYTRFEFAPTTQQYDCRPYLTGNNETCNLVARSTAGRQWIMLRGYTAYSGVSLSVAW, encoded by the coding sequence ATGACGCGAAAGAACCGCTGGCTCCTCGCCGGCCTGACGTTCACGCTGTCCGCATGTAGTGCGGGAGGACCTGACGCCGAGGCCCCTTCCGCTCCTTCCGAAGCCCGCCTGGGAGACCTGAAATCGGCGCTGGGAGCATTGCCCGGCGCGGAGGTGCGGGGAGTGCACGCGGACGGCGTGCCCCAGTTCATCCTGGGCGCGCTGGGTACGGCGGGACGGCCCGTCTCCGGTGCCAGCGCCTGGCAGGCGCACGCGCTCCTGGAGCCCACCCTGCTGCGCGTGCTGCCCGCCTTCCGGCTGACGGCGAAGGACGTGGTGCCCAAGCGCATCCACACGGACCCGTTGGGCAATACGCACCTGCGCTACACGCAGACCAAGGGCGGGCTCCCGGTGGTGAACGAGGAGCTCATCCTCCACCTGGACGCGCGGGGGCAGGTGTACGCGGTGAACGGCACCGCGCGTGACGGCGAGCCCCTGCCGGCCCCCGCCCGCATCGCTCCAGAGGCCGCGAGCGAGGCGGCGCTGGCGGGGTCCCCGGCGGGCAGCAGCGCGGGAGCGCCTCGCGAGGTCTTCGTCCGGCCGACGCCCGAGGCCTCCCTGGTCCGCGCCTTCGAGGTGGTGGTGTCCGGACAGGACGCGGACGGCATGCCCCTGCGCGACCGCGTCTACGTGAGCGCGGCGGACGGCACGGAGGTGCTGCGCGCGCCGGAAGTCCACGCCGCGCGCAACCGCCAGGTGTGCTCGGTGGGCGGCCCCAACAACGGCACGTGCCGGATTGAAGGCCAGGTGGCCACCGGCGACACGGCCATCGACAAGACGTACGACAACATGGGCCTCTTCTACGACTGCTTCCAGGCGAACTTCAGCTGGGACTCGTACAACGGCACGGGCGGCCCGTTGCGGGCGCAGGTGCACTACGGCACCCACTACGCGAACGCGTACTTCGACGGCGCGAAGCTGATCTGCGGTGACGGCAGCCTGCCCGAGCTGGGGCAGCCGTGCGAGGACCCGGACATCGTCGTGCACGAGTTCATGCACGGCGTCACCGCGACCACGTCCGACCTCATCTACACCGGCGAGTCCGGCGCGCTCACCGAGTCGCTGTCGGACATCTACGCCGCCACCTGCGGCAGCTGGGCCTCGGGCACCTGGAGCACCGCGACGTCCGTGTGGCACATCGCGGAGACGGCGTGGACCCCCGGCACGTCCGGGGATGCCCTGCGCTACATGAACGACCCGGCGGCGGATGGCTACTCCGTGGACTACGCCCCGGACCTGAACAGCGGCACGGAGGTGCACTCCGGTGCAGGCGTGGCCAACCTGGCGTTCAAGCTGATGGCCACCGGCGGCGTGCACCCGCGAGGCAAGACGCTGGTGAACGTGCCGGCCATCGGCGTGGAGGCCGCGGCCCGGATCTTCTGGTACGCCAACATGAACCTCTTCACCCCCAACACCAACCTCATCTCCGCCAAGACGGCGACGCGGGTGGCTGCGCAGAGCCTGGGCTACAGCACCGCCGTCCAGGACGCGGTGGAAGCGGCGTGGAACGCCGTGGGCGTGGGCATCACGCGGACGCCTGCCTGCGTTCCGCTGCCCAACAACACCACGGTGTCGCTCATCACCGGCAACGCCTCGTCGCTGAAGTACTACTGCTTCGACGTGCCCGCGAACACGCCCGCCACGGTGTCCATCTCCAGTGGCACGGGGGACGTGGACCTCTACACGCGCTTCGAGTTCGCGCCCACGACACAGCAGTACGACTGCCGCCCCTACCTGACGGGCAACAACGAGACGTGCAACCTGGTGGCTCGGTCCACCGCCGGCCGCCAGTGGATCATGCTCCGGGGCTACACCGCCTACAGCGGCGTGAGCCTCTCCGTGGCCTGGTGA
- the xdhC gene encoding xanthine dehydrogenase accessory protein XdhC has product MWNWVHQLAQWAREDTPFAVVTVTECKGSTPAPPGAKLLVRADGTFHGTIGGGHLEQLVLQDARASLARGEARTFRYPLGAKLGQCCGGVVDVFVEPVNHGPQLYLFGAGHVGQALCRILEGTPFRVHLVDERAEWVQSPRVPSGVVRHEEAWDDFAARAAWDEQRTYVAVMTHRHDVDQDIIAFAIQKPARYIGLIGSDTKWARFRQRLEAKGMPARQVGRVQCPMGLPTGGKSPQEVAVSIAAGLLQLHHGLAQEAGAQPAPAPLLSSGE; this is encoded by the coding sequence ATGTGGAACTGGGTTCATCAGCTGGCGCAGTGGGCACGCGAGGACACGCCGTTCGCCGTCGTGACGGTGACGGAGTGCAAGGGCAGCACGCCCGCGCCCCCCGGCGCGAAGCTGCTGGTGCGCGCGGACGGCACCTTCCACGGCACCATTGGCGGCGGCCACCTGGAGCAGCTCGTGCTTCAGGACGCCCGCGCGAGTCTGGCCAGGGGCGAGGCGCGCACGTTCCGCTATCCGCTGGGCGCGAAGCTGGGCCAGTGCTGTGGAGGAGTCGTGGACGTCTTCGTCGAGCCCGTCAACCACGGGCCCCAGCTGTACCTCTTCGGCGCCGGCCACGTGGGACAGGCGCTGTGCCGCATCCTGGAGGGCACCCCCTTTCGCGTGCACCTGGTGGACGAGCGCGCCGAGTGGGTCCAGTCCCCGCGGGTGCCCTCGGGCGTGGTGCGTCACGAGGAGGCCTGGGACGACTTCGCGGCGCGCGCGGCCTGGGACGAGCAGCGCACCTACGTGGCGGTGATGACGCACCGCCACGACGTGGATCAGGACATCATCGCCTTCGCCATCCAGAAGCCGGCCCGCTACATCGGGCTCATCGGCAGTGACACGAAGTGGGCCCGCTTCCGGCAGCGGCTGGAGGCGAAGGGGATGCCCGCCCGGCAGGTGGGCCGCGTCCAGTGCCCCATGGGGCTGCCTACCGGGGGAAAGTCACCGCAAGAGGTGGCCGTGAGCATCGCGGCCGGGCTGCTCCAGCTGCATCACGGACTGGCCCAGGAAGCAGGCGCTCAGCCAGCGCCCGCGCCCCTGCTATCCTCGGGGGAATGA